The Hemibagrus wyckioides isolate EC202008001 linkage group LG15, SWU_Hwy_1.0, whole genome shotgun sequence genome window below encodes:
- the elovl4b gene encoding elongation of very long chain fatty acids protein 4b, with amino-acid sequence MDTVLHLINDTKEFYKWSLTIADKRVEQWPMMSSPLPTLGFSVLYLLFLWAGPRYMQHREAFTLRKTLIIYNFSMVLLNFYICKELLLGSRAAGYSYLCQPVNYSNDVNEVRIASALWWYYISKGVEFLDTVFFIMRKKFNQISFLHVYHHCTMFILWWIGVKWVPGGQSFFGATINSGIHVLMYSYYGLAAVGPHMHKYLWWKKYLTIIQMIQFHVTIGHAAHSLYSGCPFPAWMQWALIAYAITFIILFANFYYQTYRLRPRSKSPKSTCNGVPESSTPNGSVRSVEHVEENGKKHKKERIKRE; translated from the exons ATGGATACGGTGCTTCACCTCATCAATGACACAAAAGAGTTTTACAAATGGAGCCTTACCATAGCAG ACAAGCGGGTGGAGCAATGGCCGATGATGTCATCACCCCTTCCCACACTGGGCTTTAGCGTGCTGTATTTGCTCTTCCTGTGGGCGGGGCCTCGCTACATGCAGCACCGAGAAGCTTTCACGCTGCGCAAAACTCTAATCATCTACAACTTCAGCATGGTGCTGCTCAACTTCTACATCTGCAAAGAG ctgctGTTGGGTTCCAGAGCAGCAGGATATAGCTACCTCTGCCAGCCTGTCAACTACTCAAACGATGTTAATGAAGTTAGG atagCGTCAGCTCTGTGGTGGTACTACATCTCTAAAGGTGTGGAGTTTTTAGACACGGTGTTCTTCATCATGAGGAAGAAGTTTAACCAGATCAGCTTCCTGCACGTCTACCACCACTGCACCATGTTCATCCTCTGGTGGATTGGCGTCAAATGGGTCCCCGGAGGCCagt CATTTTTCGGTGCGACTATAAACTCAGGGATTCACGTGCTGATGTACAGCTACTACGGCCTCGCTGCTGTGGGTCCGCAcatgcacaaatacctgtggTGGAAAAAATACCTCACTATCATTCAGATG ATTCAGTTCCACGTCACTATTGGTCACGCGGCACACTCTCTGTACTCCGGCTGTCCGTTTCCAGCATGGATGCAGTGGGCGCTCATCGCTTACGCCATCACTTTCATCATCCTCTTCGCCAACTTCTACTACCAGACCTACCGCCTGAGGCCACGTTCTAAATCACCCAAGAGTACTTGCAACGGTGTTCCTGAGTCCTCCACGCCCAATGGCtcagtgaggagtgtggagcaCGTAGAGGAGAACGGAAAGAAACACAAGAAGGAACGAATAAAGAGGGAGTga